The sequence CTTCCTTAGTTACTCTTCCATAATCTATAAAGGTGCCTTCCAATATTGTCCCGTGATATGTTTTTAAAGTAGGTTTAGACATTACAGGAGAAGAATACAATAGTAAATTTCCTTTGTATTTCTTATACTGAAATGCAATACCATCCTCATAAACATTAATTTTTATATCTGGATAATATAAATGGTATTTAATAATTTTTGTAAATGTGATCTGGAATTTTTCATTCCCATTTATGTACTCCCATGTACCAACAAAATCATCTAAATAATTGTGAATATCTTTTTCATAATAAAGTCCATTTTCATTATAATCAGGAGGAAGTGGAGTACTTGAAGAAATATCTACAACAGTTTGAGCATTTATAATTACTGCTATGCTTGAAAGTAATGCTGTGAAAAATATAGTTAGCTTATTCATTTTCATATTTGTTTTATAATGGGCACGGTGTTTCTATGAATCCAAAAGTTCCGTTGCTGTTAATTTTTAAAGAAAGTTTTTTCCAGTTTCCGAAAGTATCTTTGTTATCTTCATATAATTCTACACAAATTTGATAATGTTTTATCTGTTGAGTTTTAAAATAAAAGCCTCCGTTACAGAGGCTTAGTTATTATGGTACTTTTGTCAAAATAATATCATTAGGAATACTTAATCTTGGTTGTCCCGCATAAATCGGGTTATCATAAGGACTTCCAAAACCTGCATTGACACCTCTTAAATATAAATGAAATTTTATTTTAGGAGATGTTCCCGAAGAAATTTTTTCTATTGTACAACTGGGATGAAAGTATTCTCCTCCTTGTTTATAGATCGTTCCTGCCATAGGTGGTCCTACATATGGTGGCCATTTTACCTCTTTGGTTATTCTGCCATAGTCTATAAATGTACCTTCGAGTTTAATCCCATCAGCTGTCTTAAATGTGGGTTCAAATAAAATAGGAGAAGAATATAGTAATAAACTTCCTTTGTATTTTTTATACTGAAATGCAATACCATCCTCATAAAAATTATAATGTAATTCATTATCAATACTATGATACTTAATAATTTTGGTAAATGTGACTTGGAATTTATCATTACCATTTATGTATTCCCACGTACCTACGAAATTATCTAAATAATTGTGGATATCTTTATAATAATATGCTCCTGAATTCATGAAATTTACAGGTAAATTTCCATTATCTGCCCCCCAAACAATTATATTCTGAGACTTAATTAAATTTCCTCCTAACAAAGTTATCATTAGAAATATAAATTTTATTTTTTTGTAGTCATATTTTTAAAGTTTACATGGTGTTTCTGTGAATCCAAATGTTCCATTGCTGTTGTTTTTTAAAGTAAGTTTTTTCCAGTCTCCAAATGTATCTTTATTACCTTCATAAAATTCTATACCAATATTGTAATCTTGTATAAAACGGAGAAACCCTGTTATCTGCTGATCATGTGTGGAATTATGGGTAATATTGTATTGATCAGAATTTTTATATGTATCCCTCATAAATTTCTCAAGTTTTCCAATATTCCAACTTGCAAAGTCTATGCAGAAAAGTCTTAGTTTTTCTAAGTCGTTAATTTTTAAAGCAAAAAAGCCAATGTTCGTATTTACAAATGTAATAGAATTTTCAGGTTTGAATTTAACATTTGGATTTTGAGGGTAGGTTTCCATTAATCCCCAAAATAACAAATTATTTAGGTCTTTATCCGTGAAAACTCCTACATGGTCAGGATTGCTTAAAAGATGATTATGTGCAGACCCGTATGATTTATATAATAGGTCTTCCGAAATCGTACTCAAATAAGCATTATAATCAATTTCTCCTTCGGAGTTACCTTCAATAATTGGGGAAAACCCTGTAGTTGCATCATCATGTATTACAAAACCTTTTTCTACTGTTCCTGTATTTACATTATTTTTTAATATAGTAACCTTATCTTTAAATGGTTGCTTCTCTGCAAGGTTTTTTAGTTGTTTACATGGATCATTATTTCTATTGGGTCCTGCCGGCAGATTCGGTGCAGTAGTTGTCTCATCCGGGGGATTACTTCCTAATCCACCCGGTCCGCTTCCTCCTCCTTCTCCGTTTTCTCCCAAACCGGTATCTGCAGGAAGTGCCATAGTGCATTTTTTCACCAAAGAGACCACCAATACCGAGGGTGTTTCAGACCTACAAGGGCCTTCTGTACCCGTTAGTTCACCATTATGATGATCATCACTTTGACCACACCTCGTGTAGTACGTGCTGATTTCCATATGGCAATTCATTACATCCTGTTGCATGATTGCAGATGAGTAAGTTCCGTTTTGAAGTATTTCATGAGTTATCTTTCCGGTAAAATCTACTGCACCCCCCGAAAGCATATTCTGTCTTTCCAGAGGAGTAAGATAATACGTTACCAAAGCTTCTTTCCAGGTACCGTCAGGACGTGAGCTGATCACAAGGTTCTCAACAGGTGCATTGGCAGGAGCATTCTCATGATCGATACGAAAAGTATAACTGTGGAAGTCCGGGCCTTTTTCGAGGTAGATTACATCATCGGTATCAATAGAAATTCCGTTTCCGAAATTCACGGTTTTGCCCTGCAGATTATTTTTTGAATCAGTGTAAAGGTTAGTCTCTACCTGTTTAATCTTAGAGACAAGATTAGCTTTGTGTTTAGCTTCATCTAAAGAGATTCTTTTGGAAGTAAGCTGAAATGCTCCGCTGTTGTTGTAGGTTTCCTGATCAGGGAGAATATCCTGCCTACATGAATTTAGGGAAAATAATCCCAACATCAGGCAAAGCCTGAGAAAATTTCTTTTCATTGTCATTTGTTTTTTTTAAAAGTGTTAAATATAAAAATAATTCTGCAACAAATATCATAAAAGGATGAATAAACTTTCTACAACTTTGGTTGTAAAATACCTGAACCTTAGTTGTTTTTTTATTTTTTTCTTTACTTTAGCATAAAATTATACAGGATGACTTTGGGAACCAAACTCAATAAACTTAGAACAGGGCGCAACCTTACACAGGTGCAGATTGCAGAAAAACTACATATCTCACAGAACGCTTACAATAAGTGGGAAAGTGACAAGGCTAAACCTGCCATGGAAAATCTGATGAAGATTGCAGATTTTTATGAAACGGATGTGTATGATTTATTGGATGAAAAATCTATTGTTCAAAATAATACTGATAGAAGTTTTGGTTATATTGATAGTACTGTGACAATTAATAATACAATATCTGAGGAATTGATTGAAAGCATTATTAAAAACCAGCAGGATATAACAAAGTTGGTAGAAGTGCAAAGTAAGCTTATTGAGAGCCTTCTGAAAAAGTAAAAAGAATCAATGATGATTCTTTTTACATTAAAATTTATTCTTTTTACATTTTATGAGATATAAAAAGAGTCCCGGGAGACTCTTTTTATTATTAATTATAATGAATTTATATCAAAAAAGACTCTTTTAGTAATTACCGATATACTAAAAGAGTCTTTTTTGATAGGTGGTTAATATATATTATTTTTTACTTTCTCTTCTCTGCGCATCTAAAACCGCCACAGTCGCAAGATTCACAATCTCATCAACGCTTGAACGCATCTGTAAAACGTGAACAGGCTGTTTCAGCCCCATCAAAATCGGTCCGATTACCTGCGCAACCTTCATTCCTCTGATGATTTTGTAAGATAAATTGGCAGATTCCAAATTCGGGAAGATGAATGTATTGGCAGGAGTGGTTCCTAATTTTGAGAACGGGTAATCACTTAAATGATCTGCATTCATCGCAAAATCAGGCTGAATTTCTCCATCGACAATCATTTTCGGGAATTTTTCATGAAGAATACTTACCGCTTTGGCTACTTTTTTAGAAGTATCAGAAATCGCTGCAAAGTTTTCAAAACCAAGCATCGCAATTCTTGGTTCGATCGCAAAAGATTTCACCGTATGTTCTGCCATTTTAGCAATATTCACCAAATCTTCAGCAGTAGGATTTTGATTGATCGAAGTATCTGCGAAGAAAATCGGTTTCTTTTCAGACAAAATCATCATCATTGCCGCCACTTTTTCAACTCCTTTTTCTTTCTCGATAACCTCTAAAACAGGTCTTAGAGTCGAAACATAATTTTTAGAAAAACCTACAATTAATCCGTCTGTATCCCCATGCTTCAACATCAAAGGACCGAAATAATCTCTCTGACGTACAAATTTTTTGGCTTTGTACTCATTCACCCCTTTTCTCTGACGAAGTTTCCAAAGTGTTTCTCTGTATTTTTTTCTGTTTTCTTTCTGGTCGTCATCGCTAGGATCGATAATCGGAACATCAATGTTGATTCCGAAACGCTCCATTTGTTCTTTGACGTATTTTTTATCTCCTAAAAGACTTGGGTAAGCAATTCCTTCTTCATACAAAATCTGAGCAGCTTTTAAGACATTGTATTCTTCGGCATTTCCTAAAGTAATTCTCTTTGGATTAGCCTTTGCACGGTTCTGCATCATTCTTACCAACTTCTCATCTCTTCCCATTCTGTCGAGAAGCTGAGTTTCGTATTCGTCGAAATCTGCAATAGTCTTTCTAGCAATTCCGCTGTCAATTGCTGCTTTTGCAACAGCACTTGAAACTTTGGTAATTAATCTGTTGTCAAATGGTTTCGGAATGAAATATTCTCTTCCGAATTGTAAATTCTGAACGTTATAAGCTAAAATTACCGCTTCAGGAACCGGTTCTTTAGCCAGATTAGCAATTGCGTGAACAGCTGCCAGTTTCATTTCTTCATTAATTCCTTTTGCCTGAACATCTAATGCTCCTCGGAAAATATAAGGGAAACCAAGAACGTTGTTCACTTGGTTAGGATAATCACTTCTTCCCGTTGCCATGATCACATCTTTTCTTGTAGCAAGTGCCAGATCATAAGCAATCTCAGGATCAGGATTTGACAATGCGAAAACAATCGGATTTTCTGCCATGCTGCTCAACATCTCCGGCGTCATGACATTTCCTTTAGATAAACCAATGAAAACATCAGCACCTTTACAAGCATCTTCTAAAGTTTCAATATCAGTCTGAGCAATAAAATCTATTTTTTCTGGTGTAAGGTTTTCTCTTTTATGATTGATAACTCCTTTGCTGTCACACATCAATACATTTTCTCTTTTTAAACCTAAAGAAATATAAAGATTGGTACAGGCAACAGCTGCTGCTCCTGCCCCATTCACAACCATTTTTACTTCTTCGATATTTTTATTGGCAATTTGAAGTGAATTAATTAATGCCGCCGCAGAAATAATCGCTGTTCCATGCTGATCGTCGTGCATCAACGGAATATCCAATTCCTCTTTTAATCTTTGTTCGATGTAAAAAGCTTCCGGAGCTTTGATATCTTCAAGGTTGATTCCTCCAAAAGTTGGGGCAATACCTTTTACAATCTGAATAAATTTATCAGGATCTTTTTCGTCGATTTCAATATCAAAAACATTGATGTCTGCGAAAATTTTAAACAAAAGACCTTTCCCTTCCATTACAGGCTTTGAAGCTTCGGCACCGATGTCTCCCAAACCAAGAACAGCTGTTCCGTTTGAGATTACTGCAACCAAATTTCCTTTTCCTGTGTAATCATAAACCGTTTCAGGATGATGGTGAATTTCCATACAAGGCACGGCAACTCCAGGAGAATATGCCAGTGACAAATCCCTCTGCGAAGAGTGTGGCTTTGAAGGAATGACTTCAATTTTTCCTTTCGGTTCTGCTTTATGATAGTCTAGCGCGGCCTGATTGAAATTTTTTTCGTCGCGGTTAGTTTTATTCGACATAGAATTTTCTGTTTTTTTATAGTATATATTTAATATGGTAGTTGACTAAACTTTCAATAGGTTTTTGTACAACGTGTCCCACATTCAATTGAAGTTCTGAAGCTACAGAACGTAGAATATTTTCGTAATAATAAGCAATGGATCCGATAAAATTAATCTCGGATTCTTTTGACTCCTCGTAAGGAATCACCTGATATTCGAAGAAATTTTTCATCTCTTCGGAAACCATTTGAACAAAATAAGGATGATCTTTTCTCTCTACCACAAATTTATTAAAATCTGCAAGAAAAGCATTAGGCCTTGTGCTGTGATACATGTTTTTCAATGCCTCTTCAATCGTCAGATGATAGGTGTTTTCAAATTCTTCATGAAGATCCTGAGGAAGTTTCTGCATAAAAAATCTGCGTACCAATTGTTTTCCAATGGCACTTCCGCTTCCTTCATCACCAATAAGAATACCGAGTGACGGAAGTTTTATTTTTAAATTTTCACCGTCAAAATAACAAGAATTGGAGCCGGTTCCCATGATGCAAACAATTGCAGGTTTTCCGTTGTATGCAGCAAATGCAGCCGCTGCCAAATCTTCTCTTACAGAAATTTTAGCATTAGTAAAAACCCTTCCTACTTCATGTTCTATAGTCTCGCAGTTTTGTTTCACACCACACCCTGAGCCATAGAAATAAATTTTGGTAATTGAGTTTTTAACAGAGTTTAAGCTTGTATTCTTTTCAATTTCCGGAACAATAAGTTCTCTGCTGATAAAATTGGGGTTGAAACCAATGGTTTCTGTTTTCAGAAAAACATTTTTGAATTCATCTAAAATTACCCAATCTGATTTTGTAGAACCACTATCAACAATAGCAACCATAATTCTTATTTTAAGAGTGCTAAATTATGAATTTATCTTTAAATAGCCTTTAAAAACAGACAAGGAAACCCTCTTAATGATTAAGCTCAGCTTTTGATTTCGTTTTTATTTTGGTTAAACTGTATGAGCCAGTCTTCTATCTCCTCTTCAAGATAAGAGGCCTGCATTACCATAGCGTTTATAAAGTCGTCAGGAATAGGTTCTCCTTCTTTATTCTCCAGATTCCAAAGTTCATCTGACATATTTTCATACTCTGAATATACTCTTTTGAAACGGGTATTTTCTTTTTCTAAAGCTTCAATATTTTGTTGCTGAAGCTGAAATTTTCTGTATTTGTTTTGAGATTTCATACAAATATTTGATTGTTTTTAATGTGTAAAATTTGAGCAAACTGCCTCAACCGCTTGGTACAAGATAGAAAAACCATCAACAGAATGAGTTGAAAATGAATTTAGTATCAGGTAGATTCTGTTTCTTTCTGAAAATTAAATTTAGAAATTATTTTGAGACGAAAAAAAAAATTAACAACTTTTTTCACTGTTTAACATATAGTTATAAATTTGCACATTACTAAAATATATGAGAGAACTATTACTACGACACAAACAAGTCCTGTTTTTCATTATCGCCGGCGGACTGAGTGCCATTGTAGAAATTGGGAGTTTTAAGATTTTCAGCACTTACCTTCCGCAGATATTCTCTCAGGAACAGAATTTTCATGGGATACATTTTCCATTCAGTAACATTTTCTCTACGAGTTGCGGAATTCTATCCAATTACTTTCTAAGCATTTGGTTTGTTTTTGAAAGAGGAAAACATTCCAAAAGAAGAGAGTTTGTTTATTTCATGGGTGTATCTTTCGTTTCTACATTATTAAGTTTATTTTTCTTCCAGATATTCTACAGCTTTATATTTAAAGATAATATTGATTTAATTTTTTATACCTTGAGTCCGGAAATGATCAGTAAAATCGCAGCGATTCTATTGGTTTCCATTCTGAACTATTCGGTGAAGAAAAAAGTAATTTTTAACGGTTGATTTGTGGTAAAGATTTTAAATTATCTCTGGAGGTTTTGGTTAGTGGTTTTGGCATTCTTGCTGACAATCTTATTAGGTTTACCTGTTTACCTATTTTCCCTCAACAAGAAAACCTATAAATACGCTTACATCTTCATCAGAATCTGGTGTTACGGAGTTTTCTACGGAATGGGAATGAGATACGAGCTCATCAATCTTACTGATAAAAAAATCGATAAAAACACACAATATGTTGTCATTTCGAATCACACTTCGATTATGGATATTATGCTTCCGTGTATTTTGTTTCCAAACCATCCGCTTTGTTATGTTGGAAAAAAAGAATTAGTGAAAATTCCGATTTTTGGAACGATTTATAAACGGATTTGTGTAATGGTTGACCGCAGCAGCCCGAGAAGCCGCGCCGATGTTTACCGAAGATGTGCAGAAAAAATGGAAGAAGGCAACAGCATCGTACTTTTTCCGGAAGGTGGTGTTCCAGATGATACTTCTATTGTTTTAGATCAGTTTAAAGATGGCGCATTCACTTTATCTTCAAAACATCATTCACCAATTGCGGTATTTACTTTTATTGGCTTAAAGGAAATGTTTCCGTTTGACAACTCAAAAGGTTTCCCCGGAAAAGTAAAAGTTTACTTCAACGATATTCTCGCACCAACAGACTCTCCGAAAGATTTAAAATTGTCTTCATTTGAGACAATAAAAAAACTTTAACAGAACTCGGTTAATCAAAGAAAAAAATTATATTTGTTTAACTTAATTTTAATATATGGATTCAAAACCACAACAGACCAAATGGTCGCAATTTTTATCCTTAATCGTAGTTTTTTTCTTTTGGGGATTTGTTGCAGCAAGTAATGACATTCTTATCCCGGTTTTTAAGAAATGGTTTGTACTGTCACAAGTGCAAAGTCAGCTTGTAGCCTGGGCATTTTATGTTGCTTATTTTGTAGGATCTGTCATCTTTTTTATCATTTCTTTAAAAAGTGATATCCTTCAGAAATTCGGTTATAAAAAAACACTTGCGGTTGGTTTAGTCCTGTCTGCATTTGGAGCATTTCTATTTGTTCCGGCTGCTGCTGCAGCCAATTTCTGGTTTTTCTTAGCAGCTTTATTTATTGTAGGACTTGGTTTTTCTGTACAGCAGATTGTTGCTAATCCACTTGCAATCAAAATGGGAAGTGCCGAAACCGGAGCACACCGTTTAACATTAGCAGGAGGTATCAATTCATTAGGAACCACCATTGGCCCTATCCTTTTGGGTATCGTTCTTTTCGGAATGGGGAACAAAGAAGATTCTAAACCCAAAGACACTCATTTAACTAAAATTGAAATCGTAAAAAAGGAATACCAAACTCATAAAGACGAGCTTTCGAAAAATATTCTGGAATTACGAAATGACAGACAAGATGACCCTGCGAAAGTAAACGAAGTCATCACAACTGTTGAAAAAAACATAGCCGATCTAGATACTCAGTTAGCATCAATTGCACAAAATACTTCTGCAAGTGATTCGCAGGTTGATGTATACACATCCAAACTGGGAGAGATCAAGCAGAGATCTACCAATATATCCTATCCTATAGGATTTGTGAAAGATCATCTGAAAGAGGTCAAAATGCCTTTCATTGTTTTAGGGATCGCTTTTATTTTGGTCGCTATCTTTATGCTCTTTTCAAAAATTGAAGACCCTGCAAAAGAAGAAGAGGCCGACATTGAAGAAGGTTCAGCTAAATTCAGCATCTTTAAATATCCGCAGCTTTACTTAGGAATGCTTGCAATCTTTATTTATGTAGGTGTAGAAGTTTCTATCATCAGTAATCTTCCTGCACTACTTCATACTAAAGAATTTGGAGGAGTTTTAGAACATAACATTGCTCCATTCGTATCTTTATATTGGGGAAGCTTAATGATCGGACGATGGAATGGCAGTATCAATGTATTTAATATGTCTAAAACGACCAATATGTTGATGAAACTTATAGTTCCTTTTATAGCATTTGCTATCATTATTTTCGCTAACGAGCTGAGTGGCAAAGACGTTTCAAGCTTTTATATTTACGCATTCTGGATTCTTGCTTTTATCATCATGAGTTTTATTGGCGGAAAAGCAGCCGGAAAAACGCTTATGATCTTTGGGATTGCTGGTGTTGTGATGATGATTTTAGGTTTGGTTTATCCAGATAAAGAAATTGCTAAATATTTCTTCATTTCAGGAGGATTATTCTGTTCGATTATGTGGCCGTCAATTTTCGATCTTGCTATTGCAGGACTTGGGAAAAATACCGGAAAAGCATCTTCATTCTTAGTAATGATGATTTTGGGTGGCGGTATCATCCCTCTAGTTCAGGGATGGATTTGTGACTTTGATAAAACAAGTCCTGAAGGTGTGATGGGAATCACTTGGACTCATTTTTCTTATGTAATCCCGATTCTTTGCTTTGTATATCTTGCATTTTATGGTTTTGTAACACCAAGAATCCTTAAAAAGCAAGGAATTATTATGGGCGAAACAACATCTGGTGGACATTAATATTATAAAAACATATCATAAAAAAAGATTTTGGGCAGCTATTTTAGTTGTCCAAATTCTTTTGTTCTTTATATTTTCAAAGCTGAGATTCGTGATTTCCGCCTTTGAAAGCTTTTTTGAAATTCAAAAAAAAATACATAAGCTTTTATTTTCTTGGATTCCGTTTTCAGTTGGAGACGTATTATATATTTTGTTGGGAATTTTTCTTTTCTATTTTATAATTAAATGTTTTAAGAAGAAGAGTAGAAATGAATCACTTTTGAAAATACTGATTCTCATCAACATCTTTTATTTTACATATCAGATTTTTTGGGGAATGCTTTACTTTCAAAAACCGATTATTGCAAAACTTCCCGAAACAGAAATTACATTAGAAAAAAGGAAGAATTTAGCTCTAAAATACCTTGAAAAATGCAAACAGACAAGATTGCTTGTCAATGAAAATCAACAAGGAGTTTTTAATGCTTTAAATATCAAAAATATTCAGGTTGAAATTCTGAATCAGCAAAATAAACTTCCATCTTTCATTTCTGATAAAAAGGCAGACAAAGTTAATTCTATTAAACCAAGTTTATTTAAAAATGTAATGAGTTTTACGGGCATCTTGGGATATTACAATCCTTTCACCGCAGAAGCTCAATATAACGCCGAATTACCGTCTTCTTACCTACTCTTTACTCTAGCTCATGAAAGTTCTCATCAGCTCGGATTTGCCCGTGAACAAGAAGCAAATTTTATCGGATATTTAATTGGCATTAATTCATCTAATCCTGAACTTAGATACAGTACCGAATATTTTACTTTAAAAAGCCTTTTGAACTCTATTATATATGAAGATGAAAATTTCGTCAATAATGCGCTTAAAAACTATTCTGCAGGAATGAAAAGAGACAGGACTTATGAAAGAGAGTTCATCTTACAACATCAAGGATGGCTTAATGATTTTTTCGGGTTTACAAATAATCTATTTTTAAAAAGTAATCAGCAGGAAGGTTCGGTTACTTATTCTTATTTCATTGATTTGTTAGTTCGTTACGAAAAGTGAAAACAAAAAAAAAGAATCGTATCAGGCGATACGATTCTAAAAACACAAATGATGAAAAAAAATTTATTACCTTGACTTGTTCCCTCATTCAAGGCTTTGTAAAAATACAACAATAATTCATATTTCAAAATCCCATTCCCTAATTTAATTAAACTTTAAGAAAACTTTATGATTTTTTAAGTTCACACTATTTATTAATCTCTTTCAAATGATTTACTTATTAATTACATTTCGCCATTATATTTGAAAATATATTAAAAAAAAATGAATATACTATTAATTTATCAATAAGAAACAAGTATCATTATATTAAATTTACTATACAAAATCACTATGTTTTTTTATTGAGATTCTAAAAAAAATCCATTTTTGAAATAAATTTTAAAAGCATTGTGGCAATTTGCGGTAAAAAAACCTGGAAAAAAAGTAAAATTTTCACTTAAAATATTAATTCATTACTTTAGAATGAAAATTTAATCAAATTTTGTAAAATTTTCCTTTAGAATCTTTAATTAAAAAGTGTGCAATCGTTTACCTAAATCAATAAATTTTAAACCAAAAATTAAGTTTCAAATATTATTATCCAATTGTAAAGAAATAATGACCTTTTTAGTATAAAAAATCAGAAGAGAATATATATAAACGACAAAACCCCTATTACTAGGGGTTTTTACTGTAGCGAAGACGGGAATTGAACCCGTGACCTCAGGGTTATGAATCCTGCGCTCTAACCGACTGAGCTACCTCGCCTTTTTGGTGGTGCAAATATATAAAATATTTAACATTTACCAAAATTATTTTAGATTTAAATATGATAAAACATCGCCTACATGGTCTGGTTTACTGATAATCTTATTGTTAGCATCCAAAATAAAATAGCTTGGTGTTGCATGTACATTATAAGTTTCTGCATAAGAACTATTCCAACCTCTCAATTCTGAATCATTAATCCATGGGAAGGCTACAATTTTCTTAGTGTAAGAATCTTTATCAGAATCTAAAGAAAGTCCAATAATCTGAATATTTTTGGCTTTCATATCATTATACTTTTCCAGAAGTTTAGGAAGTTCGCTTTCACAATGAGAGCATGTAGAAGACCAAAATACTATCACTTTTTTATCTGCTTTTACATCAGCAATCGATTTTGCAGTCGTATTAACCGCAGATTGGAATTTGTAATTGGGAAATACCGCCCCAATTTCCACATTAGCATTAGACTTTATAGTTGATGCCAATCTATCTGTAATAGTACATTTCAGATTTTTTGCGAGTGTCAAATATTTATTTTTAAACTCTGCCATCTCATAGATATCAAAAATATCAATCAATTCTGATAAAA comes from Chryseobacterium sp. 3008163 and encodes:
- a CDS encoding GtrA family protein, which encodes MRELLLRHKQVLFFIIAGGLSAIVEIGSFKIFSTYLPQIFSQEQNFHGIHFPFSNIFSTSCGILSNYFLSIWFVFERGKHSKRREFVYFMGVSFVSTLLSLFFFQIFYSFIFKDNIDLIFYTLSPEMISKIAAILLVSILNYSVKKKVIFNG
- a CDS encoding BadF/BadG/BcrA/BcrD ATPase family protein, whose protein sequence is MVAIVDSGSTKSDWVILDEFKNVFLKTETIGFNPNFISRELIVPEIEKNTSLNSVKNSITKIYFYGSGCGVKQNCETIEHEVGRVFTNAKISVREDLAAAAFAAYNGKPAIVCIMGTGSNSCYFDGENLKIKLPSLGILIGDEGSGSAIGKQLVRRFFMQKLPQDLHEEFENTYHLTIEEALKNMYHSTRPNAFLADFNKFVVERKDHPYFVQMVSEEMKNFFEYQVIPYEESKESEINFIGSIAYYYENILRSVASELQLNVGHVVQKPIESLVNYHIKYIL
- a CDS encoding DUF6705 family protein: MNKLTIFFTALLSSIAVIINAQTVVDISSSTPLPPDYNENGLYYEKDIHNYLDDFVGTWEYINGNEKFQITFTKIIKYHLYYPDIKINVYEDGIAFQYKKYKGNLLLYSSPVMSKPTLKTYHGTILEGTFIDYGRVTKEVKWPPYVGPPMAGTIYRQGGEYFHPSCTIEKISSGSVPQIKFHLSLRGMNAGFGSPYDNPIYAGQPRLSIPNDIILTKVP
- a CDS encoding NADP-dependent malic enzyme, which produces MSNKTNRDEKNFNQAALDYHKAEPKGKIEVIPSKPHSSQRDLSLAYSPGVAVPCMEIHHHPETVYDYTGKGNLVAVISNGTAVLGLGDIGAEASKPVMEGKGLLFKIFADINVFDIEIDEKDPDKFIQIVKGIAPTFGGINLEDIKAPEAFYIEQRLKEELDIPLMHDDQHGTAIISAAALINSLQIANKNIEEVKMVVNGAGAAAVACTNLYISLGLKRENVLMCDSKGVINHKRENLTPEKIDFIAQTDIETLEDACKGADVFIGLSKGNVMTPEMLSSMAENPIVFALSNPDPEIAYDLALATRKDVIMATGRSDYPNQVNNVLGFPYIFRGALDVQAKGINEEMKLAAVHAIANLAKEPVPEAVILAYNVQNLQFGREYFIPKPFDNRLITKVSSAVAKAAIDSGIARKTIADFDEYETQLLDRMGRDEKLVRMMQNRAKANPKRITLGNAEEYNVLKAAQILYEEGIAYPSLLGDKKYVKEQMERFGINIDVPIIDPSDDDQKENRKKYRETLWKLRQRKGVNEYKAKKFVRQRDYFGPLMLKHGDTDGLIVGFSKNYVSTLRPVLEVIEKEKGVEKVAAMMMILSEKKPIFFADTSINQNPTAEDLVNIAKMAEHTVKSFAIEPRIAMLGFENFAAISDTSKKVAKAVSILHEKFPKMIVDGEIQPDFAMNADHLSDYPFSKLGTTPANTFIFPNLESANLSYKIIRGMKVAQVIGPILMGLKQPVHVLQMRSSVDEIVNLATVAVLDAQRRESKK
- a CDS encoding DUF3810 domain-containing protein, with translation MISAFESFFEIQKKIHKLLFSWIPFSVGDVLYILLGIFLFYFIIKCFKKKSRNESLLKILILINIFYFTYQIFWGMLYFQKPIIAKLPETEITLEKRKNLALKYLEKCKQTRLLVNENQQGVFNALNIKNIQVEILNQQNKLPSFISDKKADKVNSIKPSLFKNVMSFTGILGYYNPFTAEAQYNAELPSSYLLFTLAHESSHQLGFAREQEANFIGYLIGINSSNPELRYSTEYFTLKSLLNSIIYEDENFVNNALKNYSAGMKRDRTYEREFILQHQGWLNDFFGFTNNLFLKSNQQEGSVTYSYFIDLLVRYEK
- a CDS encoding MFS transporter, which produces MDSKPQQTKWSQFLSLIVVFFFWGFVAASNDILIPVFKKWFVLSQVQSQLVAWAFYVAYFVGSVIFFIISLKSDILQKFGYKKTLAVGLVLSAFGAFLFVPAAAAANFWFFLAALFIVGLGFSVQQIVANPLAIKMGSAETGAHRLTLAGGINSLGTTIGPILLGIVLFGMGNKEDSKPKDTHLTKIEIVKKEYQTHKDELSKNILELRNDRQDDPAKVNEVITTVEKNIADLDTQLASIAQNTSASDSQVDVYTSKLGEIKQRSTNISYPIGFVKDHLKEVKMPFIVLGIAFILVAIFMLFSKIEDPAKEEEADIEEGSAKFSIFKYPQLYLGMLAIFIYVGVEVSIISNLPALLHTKEFGGVLEHNIAPFVSLYWGSLMIGRWNGSINVFNMSKTTNMLMKLIVPFIAFAIIIFANELSGKDVSSFYIYAFWILAFIIMSFIGGKAAGKTLMIFGIAGVVMMILGLVYPDKEIAKYFFISGGLFCSIMWPSIFDLAIAGLGKNTGKASSFLVMMILGGGIIPLVQGWICDFDKTSPEGVMGITWTHFSYVIPILCFVYLAFYGFVTPRILKKQGIIMGETTSGGH
- a CDS encoding DUF6705 family protein, which gives rise to MITLLGGNLIKSQNIIVWGADNGNLPVNFMNSGAYYYKDIHNYLDNFVGTWEYINGNDKFQVTFTKIIKYHSIDNELHYNFYEDGIAFQYKKYKGSLLLYSSPILFEPTFKTADGIKLEGTFIDYGRITKEVKWPPYVGPPMAGTIYKQGGEYFHPSCTIEKISSGTSPKIKFHLYLRGVNAGFGSPYDNPIYAGQPRLSIPNDIILTKVP
- a CDS encoding lysophospholipid acyltransferase family protein, whose protein sequence is MVKILNYLWRFWLVVLAFLLTILLGLPVYLFSLNKKTYKYAYIFIRIWCYGVFYGMGMRYELINLTDKKIDKNTQYVVISNHTSIMDIMLPCILFPNHPLCYVGKKELVKIPIFGTIYKRICVMVDRSSPRSRADVYRRCAEKMEEGNSIVLFPEGGVPDDTSIVLDQFKDGAFTLSSKHHSPIAVFTFIGLKEMFPFDNSKGFPGKVKVYFNDILAPTDSPKDLKLSSFETIKKL
- a CDS encoding helix-turn-helix domain-containing protein, whose amino-acid sequence is MTLGTKLNKLRTGRNLTQVQIAEKLHISQNAYNKWESDKAKPAMENLMKIADFYETDVYDLLDEKSIVQNNTDRSFGYIDSTVTINNTISEELIESIIKNQQDITKLVEVQSKLIESLLKK